From Aspergillus chevalieri M1 DNA, chromosome 4, nearly complete sequence, a single genomic window includes:
- a CDS encoding legume-like lectin family protein (BUSCO:EOG092628SP;~COG:U;~EggNog:ENOG410PHCK;~InterPro:IPR005052,IPR013320;~PFAM:PF03388;~SECRETED:SignalP(1-23);~TransMembrane:1 (n6-18c23/24o294-318i);~go_component: GO:0016020 - membrane [Evidence IEA]), translating into MLLPRLSSLLGLVGLATVPLANAYDDSNIKSIPLRTHSLSPPYLDSDFQSRWFDFGGDTIVRADQYIRLTSDRPSQQGWAFSRVPLTATNWEIELEFKIHGEGNLHGDGFALWLTKERAKQGPVFGSTDNFEGLGIFFDTYKNNRPGTSFPFVMAMMGDGKTSYDQAHDGKANQLAGCSARGLRGASIPTKARLTYFHDRSLTLELQYKSEDSWTNCFELNAEETNIAIPSVAYLGLSAETGELSDNHDIISLKTQNLYSVGGGPAGPVRGGSSSAAKDRGTVKTSKNKESGGWGWFLFKAVMFVFALVGGYFGWTAYRAKQRYNRF; encoded by the exons GAGTATTCCA CTCCGCACTCACAGTCTCTCACCG CCTTACCTGGATTCCGACTTCCAAAGCCGCTGGTTCGATTTTGGTGGTGATACCATTGTTCGCGCTGATCA GTACATCCGTCTTACCTCGGACCGGCCGTCGCAACAAGGATGGGCGTTTTCGCGGGTTCCATTGACCGCAACAAACTGGGAG ATTGAACTCGAATTCAAAATCCACGGAGAGGGTAATCTGCATGGCGATGGATTCGCCCTGTGGCTCACCAAGGAGCGCGCAAAGCAGGGTCCGGTCTTTGGCTCGACCGATAACTTCGAGGGTCTTGGTATCTTCTTCGACACGTACAAGAACAACCGTCCCGGTACCTCGTTTCCATTTGTCATGGCTATGATGGGTGATGGCAAGACAAGCTATGACCAGGCGCATGATGGAAAGGCCAATCAATTGGCTGGGTGTTCT GCACGCGGCCTCCGAGGCGCCTCGATCCCCACCAAAGCTCGCCTAACCTACTTCCACGACCGATCCCTAACCCTCGAACTCCAATACAAGTCCGAAGACAGCTGGACCAATTGCTTCGAACTCAACGCCGAAGAAACCAACATCGCCATCCCCTCCGTCGCCTACCTCGGTCTCTCCGCCGAAACCGGTGAACTGAGCGACAACCACGACATCATCTCGCTCAAGACTCAGAATCTGTACAGTGTTGGCGGAGGACCCGCGGGTCCTGTGCGCGGGGGATCGTCCAGCGCTGCGAAAGACCGGGGTACTGTTAAGACTTCCAAGAACAAGGAGTCTGGTGGTTGGGGCTGGTTCTTGTTCAAGGCTGTTATGTTTGTCTTTGCGCTTGTGGGTGGGTACTTTGGATGGACGGCTTATCGGGCTAAGCAGCGGTATAACAGGTTTTAA
- a CDS encoding uncharacterized protein (COG:S;~EggNog:ENOG410PN7K;~InterPro:IPR038753;~go_process: GO:0007249 - I-kappaB kinase/NF-kappaB signaling [Evidence IEA]) has translation MDHAQTKEVSPAATTDTHSQTHDHTDRDDYTRARKTKFRFKSSSSKSRSSRNDTDTHRHRHRKRTHHDRSHRSKRHKHTTTTPPPDDNDNPRGLSPNTAFRESLFDALGDDEGAAYWESVYGQPIHNYAVPDLPKGPNGELESMTEDEYAAYVRTRMWERTREGMVEMQEQLQRERREKAKRERERERDVEGERERRAFERAMEESLARGRERKKGRVWRGVGEEYLQSWKRVDSLREGKHEITGGGKDLGELVFWPVESGKRRDVSREAVEEFMKFALVPASAASTEKDGDAFISMLKAERVRWHPDKIQHRYGALGIDEDIMRSVTEVFQIIDHMWNELKERA, from the coding sequence ATGGATCACGCACAAACAAAAGAGGTCTCTCCGGCCGCAACCACCGACACGCACTCCCAAACCCACGACCACACAGACCGCGACGACTACACCCGCGCGCGCAAGACAAAATTCCGCTTcaaatcctcctcctccaaatccCGCTCTTCACGCAACGACACAGATACGCAtcgtcatcgccatcgcAAACGAACCCACCATGACCGCTCCCACCGCTCTAAACGCCACAaacacaccaccaccactccaCCCCCagacgacaacgacaacccCCGCGGCCTCTCTCCCAACACCGCCTTCCGCGAATCCCTCTTCGATGCCCTCGGCGACGACGAAGGCGCCGCATACTGGGAATCTGTCTACGGCCAGCCCATCCACAACTACGCCGTGCCGGACCTCCCCAAGGGCCCGAATGGGGAACTCGAGTCCATGACTGAAGATGAATACGCGGCGTACGTGCGGACAAGGATGTGGGAGCGCACGAGGGAGGGGATGGTTGAGATGCAGGAGCAGTTACAGCGGGAGAGACGGGAGAAAGCTAAAAGAGaaagggagagggagagggatgttgagggggagagggagaggagggcgtTTGAGAGGGCTATGGAGGAGAGTCTTGcgagggggagggagaggaagaaggggagggTTTGGAGGGGTGTTGGAGAGGAATATTTACAGTCGTGGAAAAGGGTTGATTCGCTTCGGGAGGGGAAGCATGAGATAACTGGTGGGGGGAAGGATTTGGGGGAGTTGGTGTTTTGGCCTGTTGAGTCTGGAAAGAGGAGGGATGTATCGAGGGAGGCGGTTGAGGAGTTTATGAAGTTTGCGCTTGTGCCGGCTTCTGCTGCGTCTACGGAGAAGGATGGTGATGCGTTTATTTCTATGCTCAAGGCGGAGCGTGTGAGGTGGCATCCAGATAAGATTCAGCATCGGTATGGTGCGTTGGGGATTGATGAGGATATTATGCGGAGTGTCACCGAGGTTTTTCAGATTATTGATCACATGTGGAATGAGTTGAAGGAGCGGGCTTGA
- a CDS encoding uncharacterized protein (COG:S;~EggNog:ENOG410Q28S;~SECRETED:SignalP(1-18)) — protein sequence MKAAIITALAVMASSAAAAPAGSLPIGEVTKALNLGPSSASPSASSSTTPVASASSIPSSSVSGGRIVQDVSKPVNQILSVTGPNAKQLLIELSPEVAGLLSGLGLGALGGPVGSIVASAANVGDLVKDLGPKVEGLLTVVDKDLGALLIQLSPEVAGLVSGLGLPNVGVPVGSVVSTLGENLKRSNGKLVEDLAPQVQDVLEVTGPNAERLLVQLSPSVASLLTGLGLPSVGTPVGEIVKKAGSVGELVKDLGAPVNNLLTVVGQDGGALLIQLSPSVASLLTGLGLPGVGSSVGAVVATLGKNL from the coding sequence ATGAAGGCTGCTATCATCACCGCCCTCGCCGTTATGGCCTCctcggctgctgctgcccctgCCGGTAGCCTGCCCATTGGCGAGGTCACCAAGGCCCTTAACCTCGGACCTTCTTCCGCTTCCCCCTCCGCTTCCTCCTCCACTACTCCCGTCGCTTCGGCTTCCTCTATTCCCTCCTCTTCTGTCTCCGGTGGCCGCATCGTCCAGGATGTCAGCAAGCCTGTCAACCAGATCCTGTCTGTCACTGGCCCCAACGCCAAGCAGCTGCTCATAGAGCTTAGCCCTGAAGTTGCCGGCCTCCTCTCTGGCCTCGGTTTGGGCGCTCTCGGTGGCCCAGTTGGTTCCAtcgtcgcctccgccgccaacGTTGGTGACCTTGTCAAGGACCTCGGCCCCAAGGTCGAGGGTCTCCTCACTGTTGTCGACAAGGACCTCGGTGCTTTGTTGATCCAGCTCTCCCCCGAAGTCGCTGGTCTCGTTTCCGGCCTTGGTCTTCCCAACGTCGGCGTCCCCGTCGGCAGCGTCGTCTCTACCCTTGGTGAGAACCTCAAGCGCTCCAACGGCAAGCTTGTCGAGGACCTTGCCCCTCAGGTCCAGGACGTCCTTGAGGTCACCGGCCCCAACGCTGAGCGTCTCCTCGTTCAGCTCAGCCCCTCTGTTGCCTCGCTCCTTACTGGCCTTGGTCTTCCCAGCGTTGGCACTCCCGTCGGTGAGATCGTCAAGAAGGCTGGTTCCGTTGGTGAGCTTGTTAAGGACCTCGGTGCTCCCGTCAACAACCTTTTGACTGTTGTCGGTCAGGATGGCGGTGCTCTCCTTATCCAGCTCTCTCCTAGCGTTGCTAGCCTCCTCACTGGTCTTGGTTTGCCCGGTGTTGGCAGCTCCGTTGGTGCTGTTGTTGCCACTCTCGGCAAGAACCTGTAA